A genomic stretch from Xiphophorus maculatus strain JP 163 A chromosome 14, X_maculatus-5.0-male, whole genome shotgun sequence includes:
- the LOC102223393 gene encoding netrin-1-like isoform X2, translated as MMVRPSSLPPSISLIPVLLRLLLLPPSLISSSFSNAPLSWTSPHEPCYHPDGRPRHCLSEFINAAYGVQVNVTHSRHGPDNNPNITTLTDLHNPNNLTCWRARAGGDSGDWVFTLPLGRRFEITYISLQFCSQGQPSDPISISILKSMDHGRTWRPMQHYSSNCLEDFKQPSLTIAQTRHQETEPLCSDPRPLQRQRGSTVLAFSTLDGRPSSPDFDYSPTLQDWVTATDIRVVFHRTSNNVKATDKMEEIQWRDGLPDSKRTGILKWKLDTKSDTGDQVDKLRDNALAFFDKDKRKNSEISRRNKEERIDKQRQKDHRKGSGHGQDGHNVTSKEGEDTFGTTDLLASPKKGGKARKRNRNKENNFWVPCSNGDCTWTVEGRSRKNGGRELRKRRNNNPNTKQNLRTSQPSGLILPVRAPLAISDLQVGGRCKCNGHASRCRRDDAGQAVCVCEHHTAGPDCDICEDFYVDRPWHRATPTHPNPCVACECNGHSHKCRFSMEVFQQSGRKSGGVCLKCRHHTAGRHCQYCQNGYTRDSSKPLDHRKACQPCQCHPLGAVGRWCNQTSGQCLCREGVTGLRCNRCAPGYKQGKSPLRPCIRIQEVAPTPVYQPQYSIAEECVSYCQPSEVKVRMNLETYCLKDYVLKVQVRGMERSGPWWQFSIAVQTVFRTGSNSRVRRGSQSLWVPDRDLSCGCPALHVGRTFLLIGAEEGERSWAPEESRLVADRSTLALQWREHWSPKLRGFRGQDKRGRCPQKSPSAHRPRSREHAKTHSAYIPPHLLTEKDASPHFDKTVNLDEAQSSTERHIAPTETGPSSSTIALVCSTQNPE; from the exons ATGATGGTCCGACCCTCTTCCCTTCCCCCCTCCATCTCTCTCATTCCTGTTCTCCTCcgactcctcctcctccctccgtCTCTcatctcctcttccttctccaaCGCCCCACTGAGCTGGACCTCGCCTCACGAGCCCTGCTACCACCCAGATGGCCGTCCGCGACACTGCCTGTCGGAGTTTATCAATGCCGCTTACGGGGTCCAAGTCAACGTCACCCACTCCCGACACGGGCCCGATAACAACCCCAACATCACCACCCTAACGGACCTGCACAACCCAAACAACCTGACCTGCTGGAGGGCTCGCGCAGGAGGCGACTCCGGCGACTGGGTCTTCACCTTACCGCTGGGCCGCCGCTTTGAGATCACCTATATCAGCTTGCAGTTCTGCAGCCAAGGGCAGCCGTCTGACCCCATATCCATCTCCATCCTTAAATCCATGGACCACGGGCGTACCTGGCGGCCGATGCAGCACTACTCCAGCAACTGTCTGGAGGACTTCAAACAACCCTCATTGACCATCGCCCAAACGAGACACCAAGAGACAGAGCCGCTCTGTTCGGACCCCCGGCCCCTGCAGAGGCAGCGGGGCAGCACAGTCCTTGCCTTCTCCACTCTGGATGGTCGCCCGTCTTCTCCTGATTTTGATTACAGCCCCACCCTCCAGGACTGGGTCACGGCCACGGACATCCGGGTTGTCTTCCACAGAACTTCCAACAACGTAAAGGCTACAgataaaatggaagaaatccAGTGGCGTGACGGCCTCCCTGACTCCAAACGAACTGGGATTCTGAAGTGGAAATTGGATACAAAGAGCGACACTGGAGATCAGGTGGACAAATTAAGAGACAATGCACTGGCTTTTTTTGAcaaggacaaaagaaaaaactcagagatTAGTAGGAGGAATAAGGAGGAACGGATAGACAAGCAGCGTCAGAAGGACCATCGCAAAGGTTCTGGTCATGGCCAAGATGGACACAATGTGACCAGCAAGGAAGGAGAAGACACTTTTGGCACCACCGACTTACTCGCTTCGCCAAAAAAAGGTGGCAAAGCCAGAAAGCGAAATCGCAACAAGGAAAACAACTTTTGGGTCCCTTGCTCAAACGGAGACTGCACTTGGACGGTCGAAGGGCGGAGCAGGAAGAATGGTGGCCGGgaactgaggaagaggaggaacaaCAACcccaacacaaaacaaaacttacgGACTTCCCAGCCCTCTGGCTTGATCCTCCCTGTCCGAGCTCCTCTGGCCATTTCCGACCTGCAAGTCGGAGGGAGGTGCAAATGCAACGGACACGCTTCCAGGTGTCGCCGTGACGACGCAGGTcaggcagtgtgtgtgtgcgagcatCACACGGCGGGCCCAGACTGTGACATATGTGAGGACTTCTATGTTGATAGACCGTGGCATCGCGCTACACCCACTCACCCAAACCCCTGCGTTG CCTGTGAGTGTAATGGCCACTCACACAAATGCCGCTTCAGCATGGAGGTGTTCCAGCAGTCGGGCAGGAAGAGCGGAGGCGTGTGCCTGAAGTGTCGCCACCACACGGCCGGGCGCCACTGCCAGTACTGCCAGAACGGCTACACCCGCGACTCCAGCAAGCCGCTCGACCACCGCAAGGCCTGCCAAC CATGCCAGTGCCATCCTCTGGGAGCTGTGGGCCGCTGGTGCAACCAAACGTCGGGTCAGTGTCTGTGTCGAGAAGGAGTGACCGGCCTCAGGTGTAACCGCTGCGCTCCGGGATACAAGCAGGGCAAGTCCCCGCTGCGACCCTGCATAC GCATTCAGGAGGTCGCTCCAACCCCTGTGTACCAACCTCAGTACAGCATCG CGGAGGAGTGTGTGTCCTACTGCCAGCCCTCTGAGGTCAAAGTCAGGATGAACCTGGAGACGTATTGTCTCAAGGACTATG TGCTGAAGGTGCAGGTGAGAGGGATGGAGCGTTCAGGACCGTGGTGGCAGTTCTCCATCGCTGTACAAACCGTCTTCCGGACAGGCTCTAACTCCCGTGTCCGGAGGGGCTCCCAGTCCCTCTGGGTTCCCGACCGCGACCTCAGCTGCGGCTGCCCCGCCCTCCACGTGGGCCGGACATTCCTCCTCATCGGCGCAGAGGAAGGGGAGCGGAGTTGGGCTCCGGAAGAGAGTCGCCTGGTGGCGGATCGCTCCACACTGGCCCTCCAGTGGCGGGAACACTGGAGCCCCAAGCTCAGGGGCTTCCGGGGGCAGGACAAGAGGGGCCGCTGCCCCCAGAAATCCCCAAGCGCCCACCGCCCCCGTAGCAGGGAGCACGCAAAGACACATTCTGCATACATCCCCCCTCACCTGCTGACTGAGAAGGATGCCAGCCCTCATTTTGACAAAACTGTGAACTTGGATGAGGCTCAGAGCAGCACAGAGCGACACATCGCCCCCACAGAGACAGGACCCTCTTCTTCCACCATCGCTCTGGTGTGTTCGACACAAAATcctgagtaa
- the LOC102223393 gene encoding netrin-1-like isoform X1 produces MSSSLGSAESTLDDMMVRPSSLPPSISLIPVLLRLLLLPPSLISSSFSNAPLSWTSPHEPCYHPDGRPRHCLSEFINAAYGVQVNVTHSRHGPDNNPNITTLTDLHNPNNLTCWRARAGGDSGDWVFTLPLGRRFEITYISLQFCSQGQPSDPISISILKSMDHGRTWRPMQHYSSNCLEDFKQPSLTIAQTRHQETEPLCSDPRPLQRQRGSTVLAFSTLDGRPSSPDFDYSPTLQDWVTATDIRVVFHRTSNNVKATDKMEEIQWRDGLPDSKRTGILKWKLDTKSDTGDQVDKLRDNALAFFDKDKRKNSEISRRNKEERIDKQRQKDHRKGSGHGQDGHNVTSKEGEDTFGTTDLLASPKKGGKARKRNRNKENNFWVPCSNGDCTWTVEGRSRKNGGRELRKRRNNNPNTKQNLRTSQPSGLILPVRAPLAISDLQVGGRCKCNGHASRCRRDDAGQAVCVCEHHTAGPDCDICEDFYVDRPWHRATPTHPNPCVACECNGHSHKCRFSMEVFQQSGRKSGGVCLKCRHHTAGRHCQYCQNGYTRDSSKPLDHRKACQPCQCHPLGAVGRWCNQTSGQCLCREGVTGLRCNRCAPGYKQGKSPLRPCIRIQEVAPTPVYQPQYSIAEECVSYCQPSEVKVRMNLETYCLKDYVLKVQVRGMERSGPWWQFSIAVQTVFRTGSNSRVRRGSQSLWVPDRDLSCGCPALHVGRTFLLIGAEEGERSWAPEESRLVADRSTLALQWREHWSPKLRGFRGQDKRGRCPQKSPSAHRPRSREHAKTHSAYIPPHLLTEKDASPHFDKTVNLDEAQSSTERHIAPTETGPSSSTIALVCSTQNPE; encoded by the exons ATGAGTTCTTCACTGGGATCTGCAGAAAGCAC GCTCGATGACATGATGGTCCGACCCTCTTCCCTTCCCCCCTCCATCTCTCTCATTCCTGTTCTCCTCcgactcctcctcctccctccgtCTCTcatctcctcttccttctccaaCGCCCCACTGAGCTGGACCTCGCCTCACGAGCCCTGCTACCACCCAGATGGCCGTCCGCGACACTGCCTGTCGGAGTTTATCAATGCCGCTTACGGGGTCCAAGTCAACGTCACCCACTCCCGACACGGGCCCGATAACAACCCCAACATCACCACCCTAACGGACCTGCACAACCCAAACAACCTGACCTGCTGGAGGGCTCGCGCAGGAGGCGACTCCGGCGACTGGGTCTTCACCTTACCGCTGGGCCGCCGCTTTGAGATCACCTATATCAGCTTGCAGTTCTGCAGCCAAGGGCAGCCGTCTGACCCCATATCCATCTCCATCCTTAAATCCATGGACCACGGGCGTACCTGGCGGCCGATGCAGCACTACTCCAGCAACTGTCTGGAGGACTTCAAACAACCCTCATTGACCATCGCCCAAACGAGACACCAAGAGACAGAGCCGCTCTGTTCGGACCCCCGGCCCCTGCAGAGGCAGCGGGGCAGCACAGTCCTTGCCTTCTCCACTCTGGATGGTCGCCCGTCTTCTCCTGATTTTGATTACAGCCCCACCCTCCAGGACTGGGTCACGGCCACGGACATCCGGGTTGTCTTCCACAGAACTTCCAACAACGTAAAGGCTACAgataaaatggaagaaatccAGTGGCGTGACGGCCTCCCTGACTCCAAACGAACTGGGATTCTGAAGTGGAAATTGGATACAAAGAGCGACACTGGAGATCAGGTGGACAAATTAAGAGACAATGCACTGGCTTTTTTTGAcaaggacaaaagaaaaaactcagagatTAGTAGGAGGAATAAGGAGGAACGGATAGACAAGCAGCGTCAGAAGGACCATCGCAAAGGTTCTGGTCATGGCCAAGATGGACACAATGTGACCAGCAAGGAAGGAGAAGACACTTTTGGCACCACCGACTTACTCGCTTCGCCAAAAAAAGGTGGCAAAGCCAGAAAGCGAAATCGCAACAAGGAAAACAACTTTTGGGTCCCTTGCTCAAACGGAGACTGCACTTGGACGGTCGAAGGGCGGAGCAGGAAGAATGGTGGCCGGgaactgaggaagaggaggaacaaCAACcccaacacaaaacaaaacttacgGACTTCCCAGCCCTCTGGCTTGATCCTCCCTGTCCGAGCTCCTCTGGCCATTTCCGACCTGCAAGTCGGAGGGAGGTGCAAATGCAACGGACACGCTTCCAGGTGTCGCCGTGACGACGCAGGTcaggcagtgtgtgtgtgcgagcatCACACGGCGGGCCCAGACTGTGACATATGTGAGGACTTCTATGTTGATAGACCGTGGCATCGCGCTACACCCACTCACCCAAACCCCTGCGTTG CCTGTGAGTGTAATGGCCACTCACACAAATGCCGCTTCAGCATGGAGGTGTTCCAGCAGTCGGGCAGGAAGAGCGGAGGCGTGTGCCTGAAGTGTCGCCACCACACGGCCGGGCGCCACTGCCAGTACTGCCAGAACGGCTACACCCGCGACTCCAGCAAGCCGCTCGACCACCGCAAGGCCTGCCAAC CATGCCAGTGCCATCCTCTGGGAGCTGTGGGCCGCTGGTGCAACCAAACGTCGGGTCAGTGTCTGTGTCGAGAAGGAGTGACCGGCCTCAGGTGTAACCGCTGCGCTCCGGGATACAAGCAGGGCAAGTCCCCGCTGCGACCCTGCATAC GCATTCAGGAGGTCGCTCCAACCCCTGTGTACCAACCTCAGTACAGCATCG CGGAGGAGTGTGTGTCCTACTGCCAGCCCTCTGAGGTCAAAGTCAGGATGAACCTGGAGACGTATTGTCTCAAGGACTATG TGCTGAAGGTGCAGGTGAGAGGGATGGAGCGTTCAGGACCGTGGTGGCAGTTCTCCATCGCTGTACAAACCGTCTTCCGGACAGGCTCTAACTCCCGTGTCCGGAGGGGCTCCCAGTCCCTCTGGGTTCCCGACCGCGACCTCAGCTGCGGCTGCCCCGCCCTCCACGTGGGCCGGACATTCCTCCTCATCGGCGCAGAGGAAGGGGAGCGGAGTTGGGCTCCGGAAGAGAGTCGCCTGGTGGCGGATCGCTCCACACTGGCCCTCCAGTGGCGGGAACACTGGAGCCCCAAGCTCAGGGGCTTCCGGGGGCAGGACAAGAGGGGCCGCTGCCCCCAGAAATCCCCAAGCGCCCACCGCCCCCGTAGCAGGGAGCACGCAAAGACACATTCTGCATACATCCCCCCTCACCTGCTGACTGAGAAGGATGCCAGCCCTCATTTTGACAAAACTGTGAACTTGGATGAGGCTCAGAGCAGCACAGAGCGACACATCGCCCCCACAGAGACAGGACCCTCTTCTTCCACCATCGCTCTGGTGTGTTCGACACAAAATcctgagtaa